In the genome of Gloeotrichia echinulata CP02, one region contains:
- a CDS encoding aminotransferase class I/II-fold pyridoxal phosphate-dependent enzyme, whose protein sequence is MLTNSLADCKSQTGTILEVLQNWALSQPQQVAFTFLEDGETESAQITYAELVSRARCIAGCLQVHGIQPGDRALLLYPSGLEFITAFLGCLYAGVIAVPTYTPQSKRHLPRLQAISTDAKASIVLTDSQILAERNRKFAYPPELEVIPWAATDTHQWTETSLITEITSETLAFLQYTSGSTSRPKGVMVSHSNILHNEKLLEKAWEHSSQTVYAGWLPLFHDMGLVCNVLQPIYLGIPCVFMPPVAFLQSPVRWLKAISKYGATTSGGPNFAYDLCVQKVSEAQKSQLDLSSWSIAFNGAEPVRLHTLTKFATAFAQCGFRLESFNPSYGMAETTLIVSGSNKSAAPVVRSFNKSALSVGQVKPEESSAAQVFVGNGQPVPDLQVVIVHPETLTPCEPNQVGEIWVSGSSVTQGYWQRPIETEETFHTYLEDRAAGPFLRTGDLGFLHDGELFFTGRFKDLIIIRGRNYYPQDIELTVENSHHAVRPNCSAAFSIEIDETEQLVIVAEVDRHNNNHSEVIAAIRTEVTNQHELSVYAVILLKTASIPKTSSGKIQRHACRHQFLEKKLLVIADSYLKMPAVSQETSQSLDNLIAVGDAHSIQYWIERWLIVELKLPPTMIVTNKTFAEYGLDSVSAAELVVALEAKLNYPLKLEPHVFWEYPEVTDFSQHLSKLIRQEPSDLVRSDLVLNNFPANVQAPTELSSVASIEEESESLSGRNFLAPSCLLPSSCLLPSQAFEEIPQILKRVTKQQNRRVFIDERWICDFASCNYLGLDLHPQVQKAIAPAISKWGTHPSWTRAVASPDLYRILEKALSDLIKAPDVLVFPALTLLHMGVIPMLAGKEGVIFIDNAAHRSVSEACRLAQQDGAKVINYKHNDLDDLANKLKRYADAPVKLIAIDGVYSMSANYPDLPSYVKLAKQYDATIYVDDAHGFGLVGENPTPEMPYGQFGNGIVNHFGLRYAEDRIVYCAGLSKAFSSFGAFVTCTDAEMKRILSTAWTAIFSGPSPVASLASAIAGLEVNLQEGQMLRQHIYRLTQKLVISAREIGFEVDNQGYFPIVSVVVGSVESAITACKILWKHGILITPGIFPAVPYNRSILRFSITAANTDIEIDQVLVALRDIHTELSTASILN, encoded by the coding sequence ATGCTTACAAATTCGTTAGCAGATTGCAAAAGTCAAACCGGTACTATCTTGGAGGTACTGCAAAATTGGGCGTTATCGCAACCCCAGCAAGTAGCTTTCACCTTTCTCGAAGATGGTGAAACAGAGTCAGCACAAATAACCTATGCAGAACTTGTTAGCCGCGCTCGATGCATTGCTGGCTGCTTGCAAGTGCATGGAATACAACCTGGCGATAGGGCTTTACTGCTTTACCCGTCAGGACTGGAATTCATCACGGCCTTTTTGGGGTGCTTGTATGCTGGCGTGATTGCAGTACCCACTTATACCCCCCAATCTAAACGGCACTTGCCCAGGCTCCAAGCCATTTCCACGGATGCTAAGGCCAGCATTGTCCTCACCGATAGCCAAATATTGGCCGAACGTAACCGGAAATTTGCTTATCCCCCAGAGCTAGAGGTGATACCCTGGGCGGCCACCGATACTCACCAATGGACAGAAACTTCCCTCATCACAGAAATTACCAGTGAGACTTTAGCCTTTTTGCAGTACACATCGGGTTCAACTAGTCGGCCCAAAGGTGTGATGGTCAGTCATAGTAACATTCTCCACAACGAAAAATTGCTTGAGAAAGCTTGGGAGCATAGCTCTCAAACAGTTTATGCAGGCTGGCTACCACTGTTTCATGACATGGGACTGGTCTGTAATGTCCTACAACCCATTTACTTGGGTATTCCCTGTGTTTTTATGCCGCCAGTAGCTTTTTTACAGAGTCCAGTGCGCTGGCTAAAGGCTATTTCCAAATATGGGGCAACAACAAGTGGTGGACCTAATTTCGCGTACGATCTCTGTGTTCAAAAAGTAAGTGAGGCTCAAAAATCACAACTAGATCTCAGCAGTTGGTCGATCGCCTTCAATGGTGCAGAACCAGTCCGCCTTCATACATTGACAAAATTTGCTACTGCCTTTGCACAGTGTGGTTTTCGATTGGAGTCTTTTAATCCTTCCTATGGCATGGCTGAAACCACGCTGATTGTGTCTGGCAGTAATAAATCTGCGGCTCCTGTAGTGCGGTCATTTAATAAATCTGCCCTCTCTGTGGGTCAGGTCAAACCAGAGGAAAGCTCCGCAGCGCAAGTATTCGTCGGCAACGGTCAACCAGTTCCCGACTTACAGGTAGTAATTGTTCATCCGGAGACCCTCACACCTTGCGAACCCAATCAAGTGGGTGAGATTTGGGTGTCTGGCTCAAGTGTTACCCAAGGCTATTGGCAACGACCTATAGAGACAGAAGAGACTTTTCATACTTATTTGGAAGATCGAGCCGCAGGACCTTTCCTTCGCACTGGTGATCTGGGTTTCTTGCATGACGGTGAGTTATTCTTTACCGGAAGATTTAAAGACTTAATCATCATTCGGGGACGTAACTACTATCCTCAGGATATTGAGTTAACAGTAGAAAATAGTCATCATGCGGTTCGCCCCAATTGTAGTGCAGCCTTTTCAATTGAAATCGATGAAACAGAGCAATTGGTGATTGTGGCAGAAGTGGATCGCCATAATAACAATCACTCAGAAGTTATTGCAGCCATTCGTACTGAGGTGACCAATCAGCATGAACTGTCTGTATATGCGGTCATTTTGCTGAAAACTGCTAGTATTCCCAAAACTTCTAGCGGCAAGATTCAGCGTCATGCTTGTCGCCATCAGTTTTTAGAGAAAAAATTGTTGGTCATTGCTGACTCTTACCTCAAGATGCCAGCAGTATCTCAGGAAACGTCACAATCTCTGGATAATCTCATTGCTGTGGGTGATGCCCATTCAATTCAGTACTGGATTGAGCGATGGTTAATCGTCGAGCTAAAGCTGCCTCCCACAATGATTGTTACAAATAAAACATTTGCAGAATACGGCTTGGACTCAGTTTCCGCAGCAGAGTTAGTAGTAGCCTTGGAAGCTAAGTTGAATTATCCTCTTAAACTAGAACCTCATGTATTTTGGGAATACCCAGAGGTTACTGACTTCAGCCAGCATCTGAGTAAATTGATTCGCCAAGAGCCATCTGATTTGGTGAGGTCAGATTTAGTTTTAAATAATTTTCCAGCCAATGTTCAAGCCCCCACTGAACTTTCTTCAGTCGCTTCTATTGAGGAGGAGTCTGAATCATTGTCTGGGCGGAATTTTCTGGCTCCTTCCTGCCTTCTGCCTTCTTCCTGCCTTCTGCCTTCTCAAGCCTTTGAGGAAATTCCCCAGATTCTGAAACGAGTTACAAAACAACAAAACCGTCGGGTTTTCATCGATGAACGCTGGATTTGCGACTTTGCTTCTTGTAACTATTTGGGATTAGATTTGCATCCGCAAGTACAGAAAGCTATTGCTCCGGCCATTAGTAAATGGGGAACTCATCCGAGTTGGACGAGAGCCGTAGCTTCTCCCGACCTCTATCGCATATTGGAGAAGGCATTATCCGATTTGATCAAAGCACCAGATGTTCTGGTATTTCCGGCCTTGACCCTACTGCATATGGGAGTGATTCCGATGTTGGCAGGAAAAGAGGGTGTAATTTTCATTGACAATGCAGCTCACCGCTCTGTTTCTGAAGCCTGTCGTCTGGCTCAACAAGATGGCGCAAAGGTCATCAATTACAAGCACAATGATTTAGATGATTTGGCTAACAAATTAAAGCGTTATGCCGATGCACCAGTCAAGCTAATTGCGATCGACGGCGTTTATTCAATGTCAGCTAATTATCCCGACTTACCATCCTACGTAAAGTTAGCCAAGCAATACGATGCGACAATTTATGTCGATGATGCTCATGGTTTTGGCCTGGTCGGTGAAAATCCCACCCCAGAAATGCCCTATGGTCAGTTTGGCAACGGTATTGTCAATCATTTTGGATTGCGATACGCGGAGGATCGCATTGTCTACTGTGCAGGACTCTCGAAAGCGTTTTCTTCCTTTGGTGCTTTTGTCACCTGTACTGATGCCGAAATGAAGAGAATATTGTCAACTGCTTGGACAGCGATATTTTCTGGTCCTTCGCCAGTGGCCAGCTTGGCCAGTGCGATCGCGGGACTGGAGGTCAATCTACAAGAAGGACAAATGTTACGACAACATATCTATCGCCTGACGCAAAAGCTAGTGATCTCAGCGAGAGAAATCGGGTTTGAAGTCGATAACCAAGGCTACTTCCCCATCGTTAGTGTCGTGGTGGGATCAGTTGAATCGGCCATCACTGCCTGTAAAATACTATGGAAGCATGGAATACTGATTACCCCGGGTATTTTTCCGGCTGTTCCCTACAATCGCAGCATCTTGCGGTTTTCGATTACTGCGGCCAATACCGATATTGAAATAGATCAAGTACTGGTTGCCTTAAGAGATATTCACACTGAACTCTCAACAGCCTCAATCTTGAATTAA
- a CDS encoding amidinotransferase produces MTQSIDKTTITSSTCVVNSYNEWDTLEEVIVGIVDDAMFPSWNTINQWTVPPGAWETFEEIVGEGGVAYPAEFVTAAKKCLKEFVHILEAEGVIVRRPDPMDFAAPYSTPAWQIDNGFCAANPRDVFIVVGNQIIEAPMADRGRYFETWPYRSLLKEYFKQGAQWVAAPKPQLLDDQFDPNYEVAKDGEPMRFVTTEFEPTFDAADFVRCGRDLFAQKSHVTNSLGIEWLQRHLGEEYRIHLLESRCPQAMHIDTTFMPLAPGKVLVNPEFLDISALPKILNSWDILVAPYPMYTSTNKLGVISGWANMNMLMLDHERVIVEKSQEPMIQALKDWGFIPIKCSFENYYPFAGSFHCATLDIRRSGGLQSYF; encoded by the coding sequence ATGACACAATCAATCGATAAAACCACCATAACTTCTAGCACATGCGTCGTTAATTCTTACAACGAATGGGACACATTGGAAGAGGTGATTGTTGGCATTGTTGACGATGCCATGTTTCCATCTTGGAACACTATTAATCAATGGACTGTTCCCCCAGGTGCGTGGGAAACATTTGAAGAGATTGTTGGGGAAGGGGGTGTAGCCTACCCTGCAGAGTTTGTGACTGCTGCAAAAAAATGCCTAAAGGAATTCGTACATATCCTGGAGGCAGAGGGTGTGATAGTCCGAAGACCTGATCCTATGGACTTTGCCGCTCCCTATTCCACCCCAGCTTGGCAGATCGATAATGGGTTTTGTGCAGCAAACCCCCGCGACGTTTTTATCGTTGTTGGCAATCAAATCATCGAAGCACCAATGGCTGATCGAGGACGCTATTTTGAAACCTGGCCTTATAGATCGCTACTCAAAGAGTATTTTAAGCAGGGAGCGCAATGGGTGGCGGCTCCTAAGCCCCAGTTACTAGATGATCAGTTTGACCCAAATTACGAAGTGGCTAAAGATGGCGAACCCATGCGGTTTGTAACCACCGAATTTGAGCCAACCTTTGATGCAGCAGACTTTGTGCGGTGTGGTCGGGATTTGTTTGCTCAAAAGAGTCATGTCACAAATAGCTTGGGGATTGAATGGTTGCAACGTCATCTGGGAGAAGAATACCGCATTCATCTGTTGGAGTCTCGCTGTCCCCAAGCTATGCATATTGACACGACCTTTATGCCCCTAGCTCCAGGCAAAGTTCTGGTCAATCCAGAATTTTTGGACATCTCAGCCCTACCCAAGATTCTCAATAGTTGGGACATATTAGTAGCTCCGTACCCCATGTATACATCCACAAACAAATTAGGTGTCATTAGCGGCTGGGCAAATATGAATATGTTGATGCTAGATCACGAACGGGTGATTGTGGAAAAATCTCAGGAGCCGATGATTCAAGCACTCAAAGATTGGGGCTTTATACCAATTAAGTGCTCATTTGAGAACTACTATCCCTTTGCGGGGTCGTTTCACTGTGCCACCTTAGATATTCGTCGCAGTGGCGGTTTGCAATCCTACTTTTAA
- a CDS encoding MFS transporter, with amino-acid sequence MEQRTAQSMGVFIVVWLGQLLSLLGSGLTSFVLGIWVYQQTGSITQFALISMFAQLPSVLLFPLAGVLVDRWNRRWVMLVCDTGSGLTMLVIAYLVLNEHLAVWHIYVAVAINSIFSSCHWPAYTAAATLLLPKKYLSWGTGMMQMGESSRLVAPLLGGVLLDTIHLQGVILVDSITFLFAFVTLVLVRFPQVKAVSPLTKSSVLKEAAYGWNYIRKRVGLLALVFFMSAANFLLGVVEILATPMALSFTSPATLGKILSIGSMGILAGSLLVSHWNIRIRLVYGVLGSQVINGLSVLMVGFHPTVVTLTIAIFVSFCGLATTNGCSQLILRKKVAIEVQGRVFAFSRTLSDATIPVAFGVAGFLADQIFEPLMADNGLLAPTVGQVIGVGSGQGIRLLLMIIGCLIVFMSIYAWQCRHLTSVEKELPDTIDFGV; translated from the coding sequence ATGGAGCAGCGCACTGCCCAAAGCATGGGTGTTTTTATTGTCGTCTGGTTGGGGCAATTGCTCTCATTGCTCGGCTCAGGCCTAACCAGCTTTGTTCTCGGTATTTGGGTTTACCAACAGACTGGCTCTATCACTCAATTTGCGCTTATCTCTATGTTTGCCCAGCTGCCGAGTGTTCTACTTTTCCCCCTCGCTGGTGTCCTTGTGGATCGTTGGAACCGACGATGGGTGATGCTTGTTTGTGATACAGGATCGGGGTTAACCATGTTGGTGATTGCCTATCTTGTTCTTAACGAACATTTGGCAGTTTGGCATATATACGTAGCCGTTGCCATCAACTCTATCTTTAGCTCCTGTCATTGGCCAGCATATACGGCAGCAGCTACTTTACTGCTACCAAAAAAATACTTGAGTTGGGGGACTGGCATGATGCAGATGGGAGAGTCCAGTCGTCTAGTGGCTCCCCTGTTGGGAGGAGTATTACTAGATACTATCCATCTGCAGGGTGTCATTCTAGTTGACAGCATCACTTTTTTGTTCGCTTTTGTGACCTTGGTGTTGGTGCGATTCCCGCAGGTTAAAGCAGTATCTCCATTGACCAAAAGTTCAGTGCTGAAAGAAGCAGCCTATGGCTGGAATTATATTCGCAAGCGTGTGGGGTTATTGGCACTAGTCTTCTTTATGTCCGCTGCTAACTTTTTGCTAGGGGTGGTGGAAATTCTAGCTACTCCTATGGCCCTGTCATTTACTTCTCCAGCAACTTTGGGTAAGATTTTGTCCATTGGCAGCATGGGAATATTAGCTGGCAGTTTGTTGGTTAGTCATTGGAATATTCGGATAAGGCTGGTTTATGGTGTTTTGGGTTCTCAAGTGATCAATGGGCTATCAGTTCTTATGGTAGGGTTCCATCCTACCGTTGTGACTTTGACTATTGCTATATTTGTCTCGTTTTGTGGTTTGGCGACGACTAATGGCTGTAGTCAACTGATCCTTAGAAAAAAGGTGGCGATCGAGGTTCAAGGCCGGGTGTTTGCCTTTAGTCGCACACTTTCGGATGCTACTATCCCTGTAGCCTTTGGGGTTGCAGGTTTTTTAGCCGATCAGATTTTTGAACCATTGATGGCAGACAATGGTTTACTAGCCCCAACTGTCGGACAAGTAATCGGTGTTGGATCTGGACAGGGAATACGCCTTTTATTGATGATCATAGGATGCTTGATAGTGTTTATGAGCATTTACGCTTGGCAATGTCGGCACTTAACGTCTGTTGAAAAAGAATTACCCGACACCATAGATTTTGGCGTTTAG
- the tnpA gene encoding IS200/IS605 family transposase, which produces MVPRKSSHSVFSIHLHFVFVTKYRRKTITASMLERLQKIFANVCIKTKCRLIEFSGEVDHVHLLVDFHPDNNLSVLVGSLKSASRRIIQKEFSEHLSNFYRQPVFWSSSYYVSSTGGAPIEKIKQYIQSQESPNE; this is translated from the coding sequence GTGGTTCCCAGAAAAAGCTCTCATTCTGTTTTCTCTATTCACCTACATTTTGTGTTTGTAACCAAGTACAGACGCAAAACAATAACCGCTTCAATGTTGGAACGGTTGCAAAAAATATTTGCAAATGTCTGTATAAAAACCAAGTGCAGACTAATCGAGTTTTCAGGCGAAGTGGATCATGTTCATTTGCTAGTTGATTTCCACCCAGATAACAACTTATCCGTTCTTGTAGGTAGTCTAAAATCAGCATCAAGAAGAATTATTCAGAAAGAATTCTCAGAACATCTATCTAATTTTTATCGTCAACCTGTTTTTTGGTCTAGTTCATATTATGTCTCTTCTACTGGCGGCGCACCAATTGAAAAAATTAAGCAATATATACAATCTCAAGAATCCCCAAATGAATGA
- a CDS encoding TIGR03032 family protein → MSIESTTQEKPTLKIDASRQFTSWLYEQNMSLAFTTYQAGKLLFIGLQPDGKLSVFERTFNRCMGLYSHDNRLYMSSLYQLWRFKNILEAGQSHNGYDAIYLPQLSYVTGDLDIHDIVISDSPYQIPHSPASSLPAQKPIFVNTLFSCLAAISETHSFLPLWKPPFISKLAAEDRCHLNGLALRDGQPKYVTSVSQSDVAESWREHRSSGGCVIDIETNEILVSGLSMPHSPRWYQDKLWLLNSGTGEFGYADLERGQFEAVAFCPGYLRGFAIHGNFAIVGISQPRHNKTFSGLVLDEKLQDKNAEPRCGLLVIDLRSGDIVHSLRIDGVILELYDVVTLPGIRRPMAIGLRTDEIRRVVTVE, encoded by the coding sequence ATGAGTATAGAATCCACCACTCAGGAAAAGCCCACTCTGAAAATTGATGCTTCGCGTCAGTTCACGTCTTGGTTGTATGAGCAGAATATGAGTTTAGCTTTTACGACTTATCAAGCAGGGAAATTATTATTCATCGGTTTACAACCGGATGGCAAATTGTCAGTATTTGAACGTACTTTCAATCGGTGCATGGGGCTATATTCCCATGACAACAGACTGTACATGAGTTCTTTATATCAGTTGTGGCGATTTAAAAATATCTTGGAGGCTGGCCAATCGCATAATGGCTACGACGCTATTTATCTACCACAACTGTCATATGTTACCGGAGACTTAGATATTCACGATATTGTTATCAGTGATTCTCCCTACCAAATTCCCCACTCACCAGCCTCCAGCCTACCAGCCCAAAAACCGATTTTTGTTAATACCCTATTTAGTTGTCTGGCAGCGATTAGCGAAACCCATAGTTTCTTGCCTCTTTGGAAGCCTCCCTTCATTAGCAAGCTAGCGGCAGAAGACCGCTGCCACCTGAATGGTTTAGCGCTGCGGGATGGACAACCCAAATATGTCACTTCTGTTAGTCAGTCGGATGTGGCAGAAAGTTGGCGGGAGCATCGATCATCTGGGGGCTGTGTGATTGATATAGAAACCAATGAAATCTTGGTGAGTGGTTTGTCGATGCCGCACTCGCCCCGTTGGTATCAAGATAAGCTTTGGCTGCTCAATTCTGGCACCGGCGAGTTTGGCTATGCCGACCTAGAAAGGGGGCAATTTGAGGCCGTTGCCTTCTGTCCAGGCTACCTGCGAGGCTTTGCCATTCATGGCAATTTTGCGATTGTTGGCATTTCCCAACCCAGGCATAACAAGACCTTCAGTGGTTTGGTCTTGGATGAAAAATTACAGGATAAAAACGCCGAACCTCGATGTGGGTTATTGGTGATTGATCTACGGAGCGGGGACATTGTCCATTCTCTTCGCATCGATGGGGTAATTCTGGAATTGTACGATGTGGTGACTTTGCCAGGGATTCGCAGACCTATGGCGATCGGCTTACGCACTGATGAAATCAGGCGAGTAGTGACGGTGGAATAA
- a CDS encoding SDR family NAD(P)-dependent oxidoreductase — MHFPASGVKSAIFITAASSGIGAACAKTFANLGFWVFAGVRDLDKGAALQQEAGDNITPVLLDVTDLATIETAVAQISAALCQRDVLLSGLLNNSAHEYMGPFELLPLEWVRHEMDVGYFGYLSMIKACLPLLRRSQGRIVNISSINGRCVFPIVGSGCATKYAIEALSDALRLELSPWNIKVALIEPAVVVTPLWEKSQATFEKLPSLVTKEQLDLYYPSWSEAVEKTALDTQRYYATGTPVEQAVNMVAHALFSKKPKIRYLLGWNAKLIAVARWLLPDWLFDRLAISVFH, encoded by the coding sequence ATGCATTTTCCAGCATCTGGAGTCAAGTCCGCCATTTTTATTACTGCTGCCTCCAGTGGTATCGGAGCCGCCTGTGCCAAAACATTTGCGAATCTTGGGTTTTGGGTATTTGCAGGAGTCAGGGATCTCGACAAAGGAGCAGCATTACAACAAGAAGCCGGAGACAATATTACTCCGGTGCTGCTCGATGTTACCGATTTAGCTACGATTGAAACAGCAGTAGCTCAGATCAGTGCGGCGCTATGTCAACGGGATGTATTACTGAGCGGTTTATTAAATAATTCCGCTCACGAATATATGGGGCCTTTTGAGCTTTTGCCATTGGAGTGGGTGCGTCACGAAATGGACGTTGGTTATTTTGGCTATCTATCCATGATTAAGGCTTGCTTGCCCCTCCTGAGGCGATCACAGGGACGAATTGTGAATATTAGTTCGATCAATGGTCGATGTGTATTTCCAATTGTGGGCAGTGGCTGTGCAACTAAATATGCGATTGAAGCATTGTCTGATGCCCTGCGATTGGAGCTGTCTCCTTGGAACATTAAAGTAGCACTGATTGAACCAGCAGTTGTGGTCACCCCCTTATGGGAGAAGTCCCAAGCAACCTTTGAGAAGTTGCCTAGTTTAGTCACAAAAGAACAGCTAGATCTTTACTACCCCTCTTGGTCAGAAGCAGTAGAGAAAACAGCTCTAGACACTCAACGATATTACGCGACGGGAACACCCGTTGAACAGGCTGTGAACATGGTTGCCCACGCCTTGTTTAGCAAAAAACCAAAAATTCGGTATTTACTTGGCTGGAATGCCAAATTAATTGCTGTAGCCCGTTGGCTTCTCCCCGATTGGCTGTTTGATCGCTTGGCAATTTCTGTGTTTCATTAG
- the rsgA gene encoding small ribosomal subunit biogenesis GTPase RsgA translates to MKGDTISETSSMLGTVLAVQANFYRVQLDEEDQGIRKPGDKEHNTPPRSPHSPLLLCTRRARLKKIGQQVMVGDRVMIEEPDWAGERGAIADVLPRQTELDRPPIANVHQIMLVFAVADPPLEPYQLSRFLIKAESTGIDVVLCLNKSDLVSPQQQQEISDRLGAWGYQPLFISVKQGINLDKLSKYLHDKITVFAGPSGVGKSSLINRLIPNANLRVGEVSGKLARGRHTTRHVELFELPNGGLLADTPGFNQPDLDCTPEELIHYFPEARERLAVGNCRFSDCLHRDEPDCVVRGDWERYPHYLEFLTGAIAYQTHLHQQADPESTQKLKTKGKGQSQYEPKLESKKYRQKSRRTQLQDLQNLYDDSEG, encoded by the coding sequence ATGAAAGGTGATACTATTTCTGAGACTAGCTCAATGCTGGGTACGGTGTTAGCCGTGCAGGCAAATTTTTATCGCGTCCAGCTAGATGAGGAAGATCAGGGGATAAGGAAACCAGGGGACAAAGAGCATAATACTCCCCCTCGCTCCCCCCATTCCCCCCTCCTGCTCTGCACCCGCAGAGCTAGGTTGAAGAAAATCGGTCAGCAGGTTATGGTAGGCGATCGCGTGATGATCGAAGAACCAGATTGGGCTGGGGAACGGGGGGCGATCGCTGATGTTCTCCCCCGTCAAACTGAGTTAGATCGTCCACCCATCGCCAATGTCCATCAAATCATGTTGGTATTTGCTGTGGCGGACCCCCCTCTGGAACCTTACCAGCTCAGTCGCTTTCTGATTAAGGCTGAGTCTACAGGTATAGATGTGGTTCTATGTCTGAATAAAAGCGATTTGGTTTCACCCCAACAACAACAGGAAATTAGCGATCGCCTTGGGGCTTGGGGCTACCAACCGCTGTTTATCAGCGTGAAGCAAGGTATCAATCTTGACAAATTATCTAAATATTTACACGATAAAATTACGGTGTTTGCTGGACCTTCTGGCGTGGGGAAATCTAGTCTGATTAATCGGCTGATTCCCAACGCTAATCTGCGCGTGGGTGAAGTTTCTGGTAAACTGGCTCGTGGTCGCCATACTACCCGCCACGTGGAGTTATTTGAATTGCCTAACGGTGGTTTATTGGCAGATACTCCCGGCTTTAATCAGCCTGATTTAGATTGTACCCCAGAAGAATTAATACATTATTTCCCCGAAGCCAGAGAACGGTTAGCGGTTGGTAATTGTCGGTTTAGCGATTGTCTGCATCGAGATGAGCCGGATTGTGTGGTGCGGGGAGATTGGGAACGATATCCACATTATCTAGAATTTTTGACCGGAGCGATCGCCTATCAAACGCACCTTCACCAACAAGCTGATCCAGAATCAACTCAGAAGTTGAAAACTAAAGGTAAAGGTCAGAGTCAATACGAACCAAAGTTAGAAAGTAAAAAATATCGTCAAAAATCCCGGAGAACTCAACTGCAGGATTTACAGAATTTGTATGACGATAGCGAGGGGTGA
- a CDS encoding sulfurtransferase TusA family protein: MKPSSLSSADAQLDLRGTPCPINFVRTKLVLEKMPAGGLLEVWLDPGEPIEQVPDSLRMAGYQVEQISDNTGYFSLYVRRPVATE; encoded by the coding sequence ATGAAGCCCTCTAGTCTATCATCTGCTGATGCTCAACTGGACTTGCGCGGTACGCCTTGTCCAATTAATTTTGTGCGGACAAAACTAGTTCTAGAAAAAATGCCAGCAGGCGGTTTGCTGGAAGTTTGGTTAGACCCAGGAGAGCCAATTGAGCAGGTTCCCGATAGCCTCAGAATGGCTGGCTATCAGGTAGAACAAATTTCTGACAACACTGGTTATTTTTCGCTTTACGTACGCCGTCCCGTAGCTACCGAATGA
- the cysC gene encoding adenylyl-sulfate kinase yields MQEQGITIWFTGLSGSGKTTICRAMEKKLINLGYKVEVLDGDILRQRLSKELGFSREHRTENIRRIGFVAQILTRNGIIVLVSAISPYREIRQEVRQQIGNFIEVYVNAPLEVCEQRDEKGLYKRARSGEISNFTGIDDPYEPPINPTVECRTDQESVAESVAKVWQKLEEIFGLAMSASLTEEISSEIVHHEALQIF; encoded by the coding sequence ATGCAAGAACAAGGAATAACAATTTGGTTTACAGGTTTAAGTGGTTCAGGTAAAACCACCATTTGTCGAGCAATGGAGAAAAAGTTAATAAATCTGGGATATAAGGTCGAAGTTTTAGATGGCGATATATTACGCCAGAGGCTATCTAAAGAACTTGGCTTTAGTCGAGAGCATCGAACTGAGAATATTCGACGTATTGGTTTTGTAGCTCAGATATTAACTCGCAATGGAATTATTGTCCTTGTTTCTGCTATATCACCATATCGTGAAATCAGACAAGAGGTGCGGCAACAAATAGGAAACTTCATTGAAGTGTATGTAAATGCTCCTCTAGAGGTTTGCGAACAACGGGACGAAAAGGGATTGTATAAGCGTGCCCGGAGTGGTGAAATCTCTAACTTTACTGGCATTGATGATCCCTACGAGCCACCTATTAATCCTACAGTAGAGTGCAGAACAGACCAGGAGAGCGTAGCGGAAAGTGTCGCTAAAGTTTGGCAAAAGCTAGAGGAGATTTTCGGGTTAGCAATGTCAGCAAGTTTAACCGAAGAAATCTCAAGTGAAATTGTGCATCATGAGGCTTTGCAGATATTTTGA